One genomic region from Sphingobacterium sp. UGAL515B_05 encodes:
- the era gene encoding GTPase Era: MSHKAGFVSIIGKPNAGKSTLMNALVGEKMSIITPKAQTTRHRIIGIVNDEDHQIVFSDTPGVIKPNYSLQESMMNFVQGSLIDADIILFVTDIHEKYDENDVLEKLRKTNSPVAVLINKIDKSSEEEVKAKIEFWQEKLNPDTVFAISAKLNHNVAAVMHYIKDKLPIHEAYYEKDELTDKSMRFFVSEMIREKVFKLYDKEIPYSTEVIVTSYKEEANITRIAAEIIVERDSQKNIIIGKAGAMIKKVGTYARQDIEEFIDGKVFLELFVKVIPDWRSKKNYLKRFGYDD; this comes from the coding sequence ATGTCACATAAAGCAGGATTCGTAAGTATCATCGGAAAGCCAAATGCTGGTAAGTCCACCCTAATGAACGCTTTAGTGGGTGAAAAAATGTCTATCATTACACCCAAAGCGCAAACGACAAGACACCGCATTATCGGTATTGTAAACGATGAAGACCATCAAATTGTGTTTTCGGATACCCCTGGTGTTATCAAACCAAACTATTCTTTGCAAGAGTCAATGATGAATTTTGTCCAAGGATCGTTGATCGATGCAGACATTATTTTATTTGTGACAGATATCCACGAAAAATACGATGAGAACGATGTCCTGGAGAAATTGCGTAAAACAAATTCCCCTGTTGCCGTGCTTATCAACAAAATCGATAAATCTTCGGAAGAAGAGGTCAAGGCTAAGATTGAATTTTGGCAGGAAAAGTTAAATCCGGATACCGTTTTTGCGATTTCAGCAAAATTAAATCATAATGTTGCTGCCGTGATGCACTACATTAAGGACAAGTTACCTATTCACGAAGCCTATTATGAAAAGGATGAGTTAACGGATAAATCCATGCGTTTTTTTGTCTCTGAGATGATTCGTGAAAAAGTATTCAAACTATACGATAAAGAGATTCCCTACAGTACAGAAGTAATCGTTACATCTTACAAAGAAGAAGCAAATATCACACGTATTGCTGCCGAAATTATTGTTGAGCGCGACTCTCAAAAAAACATTATCATTGGAAAAGCGGGAGCCATGATCAAAAAAGTCGGCACCTATGCGCGCCAGGATATTGAAGAGTTTATCGACGGAAAAGTATTCCTCGAGCTTTTTGTTAAGGTAATTCCTGACTGGAGAAGTAAAAAGAACTACCTTAAACGTTTCGGCTACGACGATTAA
- a CDS encoding glycogen/starch synthase, whose amino-acid sequence MAKTKILFITHEMSPFLELTKISEITRQLPQAMQEKGFEIRILMPRFGNINERRNRLHEVIRLSGLNIVVDNNDNPLIIKVASLPAARMQVYFLDNEDYFQRKKVFSDEHGEFFADNNERSVFFCKGALETVKKLGWSPDVVHCHGWFSALVPAYVKTTYKDDPTFKDAKVMYSLFNEEFKGTLGTKYAEMAPEGSFKASDAQVYGDGSYEAIYKGALHFTDMVVVADENVNTEIVDFARSKDIQIFEPNGDQDYDAFGEVYDQFAPEEVEA is encoded by the coding sequence ATGGCAAAAACGAAGATATTGTTTATTACTCACGAGATGTCGCCTTTCCTCGAATTAACTAAAATTTCTGAAATTACACGTCAACTTCCGCAAGCGATGCAAGAAAAGGGTTTTGAGATCCGGATCTTAATGCCGCGTTTTGGGAATATCAATGAGCGTAGAAATAGATTACATGAGGTTATTCGTCTTTCAGGCTTGAACATTGTTGTGGATAATAATGATAATCCGCTAATTATTAAAGTTGCTTCATTACCTGCGGCCCGTATGCAGGTGTATTTCTTGGATAATGAAGACTACTTTCAGCGTAAAAAAGTTTTTAGTGATGAGCATGGCGAATTCTTTGCAGACAATAATGAGCGTTCGGTGTTCTTCTGTAAAGGAGCATTGGAAACTGTGAAGAAATTAGGTTGGTCCCCTGATGTAGTACACTGTCATGGATGGTTCTCTGCTTTGGTACCGGCTTACGTGAAGACAACTTATAAAGACGATCCTACATTCAAGGATGCAAAAGTGATGTACTCTTTGTTCAATGAAGAATTTAAAGGCACATTAGGTACGAAGTATGCTGAAATGGCGCCAGAAGGTTCCTTTAAAGCTTCGGATGCGCAGGTGTACGGTGATGGTAGTTATGAGGCGATCTATAAAGGTGCTTTGCATTTTACCGATATGGTGGTTGTCGCTGACGAAAATGTCAACACTGAAATCGTTGACTTTGCTCGCTCAAAAGATATCCAGATTTTTGAGCCTAATGGCGATCAGGATTACGATGCTTTTGGAGAAGTGTATGATCAGTTTGCGCCCGAAGAAGTAGAAGCGTAA
- the uvrC gene encoding excinuclease ABC subunit UvrC: MDVFDYREELKKIPHRPGVYQYFDKNNELIYIGKAKDLRNRVGSYFVNENQLNGKTRVLVRKINRISFTIVDTEIDAWLLENSLIKKHKPKYNVLLKDDKTYPWIVIKNEPFPRVFWTRQYIKDGSRYYGPYPSVGMMHIVLDLIRELFPLRTCNLALTQENIRKGKFKICLEYQIGNCKGPCEGYQSEDDYDQNLSDIKDILNGKIAVVTNRLKESIAAAAAALDFERAQLIKAKLDKLDNYQSKSTVVNSSITNVDVFSIASDEGYAFVNYLKVMNGVIIQTQTLEMKRRLDESEQELLALAIPEIRERFKSLSREIIVPFELDIEENERIRFTVPKLGEKKKLLELSQKNVAFFRKERLLQYEKLNPDIRTERILKQMQKDLRMNVLPQHIECFDNSNIQGNYPVSAIVVFKDAKPSKKDYRHFNVKTVEGPNDFATMEEAVFRRYRRLLDEDQPLPQLIIIDGGKGQLGAALKSLRLLGIERKVTVIGIAKRLEELFYPGDQYPLYLDKKSETLKVIQHLRDEAHRFGITFHRNQRSRKTFVSELENVPGIGKTTVEKVLTEFKSVKKAKEASDEELKKVLNLKQIKALREYFAK, from the coding sequence ATGGACGTATTTGACTATAGAGAAGAATTAAAGAAGATACCGCATCGACCGGGAGTCTATCAGTATTTTGATAAAAATAATGAACTGATCTATATCGGTAAAGCGAAGGATTTGCGTAACCGGGTCGGCTCGTATTTCGTTAATGAAAATCAGCTGAATGGCAAAACCCGTGTTTTGGTTCGGAAGATCAACCGCATATCTTTTACCATCGTTGACACGGAGATTGATGCTTGGTTACTTGAGAATTCATTGATCAAAAAACACAAGCCCAAGTATAATGTTCTGTTGAAGGATGATAAAACCTATCCATGGATTGTCATCAAGAACGAACCTTTTCCGCGGGTTTTTTGGACCAGACAATATATTAAGGATGGGTCCCGTTATTATGGCCCCTATCCTTCCGTGGGAATGATGCATATTGTATTGGATCTGATCCGTGAATTGTTTCCCCTCCGTACCTGCAATTTGGCCCTAACACAGGAAAATATACGGAAAGGTAAGTTTAAGATCTGTCTCGAATATCAAATTGGAAATTGTAAGGGGCCCTGTGAAGGGTATCAGTCCGAAGACGACTACGATCAGAACCTGAGTGATATCAAGGATATTCTGAACGGAAAGATTGCTGTGGTGACCAATCGTTTAAAGGAGAGTATTGCTGCCGCAGCAGCAGCTCTGGATTTTGAAAGAGCGCAGTTAATTAAGGCGAAGCTGGATAAGCTGGACAATTACCAGAGCAAGTCTACAGTGGTCAACTCATCCATTACAAATGTGGATGTATTTAGTATTGCTTCAGACGAGGGCTACGCTTTTGTCAATTACCTGAAAGTCATGAATGGTGTTATTATTCAGACACAGACGCTCGAAATGAAACGGCGTCTGGATGAGAGTGAACAGGAGCTTTTGGCCTTGGCCATACCGGAGATTCGGGAACGCTTCAAAAGCCTTTCGCGGGAAATTATCGTACCCTTTGAATTAGATATTGAAGAGAACGAACGGATTCGATTTACGGTTCCGAAGCTGGGCGAAAAGAAAAAATTGCTGGAGCTGTCTCAAAAGAACGTGGCATTTTTTAGAAAAGAGCGTCTGTTGCAATATGAAAAGCTTAATCCTGACATTCGGACCGAGCGCATCTTAAAGCAGATGCAAAAAGATCTTCGCATGAACGTGCTCCCACAGCATATTGAATGTTTTGATAACTCGAATATTCAGGGGAATTATCCCGTATCGGCTATTGTTGTCTTTAAGGATGCAAAACCTTCGAAGAAGGATTACCGACACTTTAATGTGAAAACAGTTGAGGGACCCAACGATTTTGCCACGATGGAGGAGGCTGTTTTTAGACGCTATAGGCGATTATTGGATGAAGATCAACCTTTGCCGCAGTTGATCATTATCGATGGCGGAAAAGGGCAGCTAGGCGCAGCCTTAAAGAGTTTGCGCTTGTTGGGGATCGAGCGAAAAGTAACCGTCATCGGTATTGCCAAAAGACTGGAGGAGCTTTTCTATCCAGGTGATCAATATCCACTTTATTTAGATAAAAAATCTGAAACCCTCAAGGTCATTCAACATCTTCGGGATGAGGCACACCGCTTCGGAATCACCTTCCACAGGAATCAACGGAGCCGGAAGACCTTCGTTTCAGAGCTGGAAAACGTTCCGGGTATAGGTAAAACAACCGTTGAGAAAGTATTAACTGAATTTAAATCAGTGAAAAAAGCGAAAGAAGCCTCAGATGAAGAGCTAAAAAAAGTGCTTAATCTGAAACAGATTAAAGCACTTCGTGAATATTTTGCAAAGTAA
- the panC gene encoding pantoate--beta-alanine ligase, translating into MEIFKTKASLQAYLQEARSTGQKIALIPTMGALHEGHLSLLNYAKPISDIRVCSIFVNPTQFNDPKDLEKYPRPIENDIRLLESVDCDILFLPSVDEMYPDKNEAWHLDLGELDQIWEGEKRPGHFQGVTQVVYKLFTLVQPDIACFGQKDFQQVMVIKRMIAMKDLPIQLAICPTIRDQDGLALSSRNARLSEAGKRTALALSRSLQYVKDHIHDPIPLAEIKDKALQILTDTDGLSVEYFALCESSTLKEVNHIDFSKQHVALVTAWVEGVRLIDNMILNNLSN; encoded by the coding sequence GTGGAAATTTTCAAAACGAAAGCATCTCTCCAAGCATACCTGCAAGAAGCCCGATCAACAGGTCAAAAAATCGCCCTAATCCCTACGATGGGCGCTTTACATGAAGGACATTTATCCTTATTAAATTATGCAAAACCAATCAGTGATATTCGTGTTTGCAGCATTTTTGTTAACCCCACACAATTTAACGATCCGAAAGATCTCGAAAAATATCCACGGCCCATCGAAAACGACATCAGATTACTGGAATCCGTCGATTGCGACATCCTTTTCTTACCAAGCGTTGATGAGATGTACCCCGATAAAAATGAGGCCTGGCATCTCGATCTTGGCGAACTGGACCAAATTTGGGAAGGTGAAAAACGCCCTGGCCATTTCCAGGGTGTCACCCAGGTCGTCTATAAATTATTTACATTGGTACAACCGGATATTGCGTGTTTCGGACAAAAAGATTTTCAACAGGTCATGGTTATCAAACGCATGATAGCCATGAAGGATCTCCCGATTCAATTAGCGATATGTCCTACCATTAGAGATCAAGACGGCCTAGCACTGAGCTCTAGAAACGCGCGCTTAAGTGAAGCTGGGAAAAGAACGGCTTTGGCACTCTCCCGTTCCCTGCAATATGTAAAAGATCATATACATGACCCTATCCCGCTAGCGGAAATAAAAGACAAAGCCTTGCAGATTTTAACAGACACCGATGGGCTTAGCGTTGAATACTTTGCGCTATGTGAAAGTTCAACGTTAAAAGAAGTCAACCACATCGATTTCAGCAAGCAGCATGTCGCACTTGTCACGGCCTGGGTTGAAGGTGTCCGTTTAATTGATAATATGATTCTGAATAATTTGTCAAATTAA
- the panD gene encoding aspartate 1-decarboxylase yields MVIEVMKSKIHRVKVTQAELNYVGSITIDEDLMDAANIIANEKVQIVNNNNGARLETYVIPGQRGSGIICLNGAAARLVQVGDIVIIISYATMDFEEAKQFKPSVVFPDDNNHLIK; encoded by the coding sequence ATGGTAATAGAAGTAATGAAATCCAAGATTCACCGCGTTAAAGTCACACAAGCGGAATTGAATTATGTGGGTAGTATCACAATAGATGAAGATTTGATGGATGCCGCAAATATCATCGCTAACGAGAAAGTTCAAATCGTAAACAACAATAATGGAGCCCGTCTTGAAACATACGTCATCCCAGGTCAACGTGGATCAGGTATTATCTGTTTGAATGGTGCTGCGGCTCGCCTGGTTCAAGTTGGCGATATCGTCATCATTATTTCCTACGCGACCATGGATTTCGAGGAGGCTAAGCAGTTCAAACCTTCCGTTGTATTTCCGGACGACAACAATCATCTGATTAAATAA
- a CDS encoding transposase, protein MQDAERKLLSLLMPEGLLEYFQILEVDQVDNQLHIYLDELNIAPTGYENSKLESKGFMPSTEISDFPIRGQKVTLHIRRRRWTVLDTGDIITRDWNLVREGTRMTTEFGLFLKKIFG, encoded by the coding sequence TTGCAAGACGCCGAACGTAAATTACTATCCCTATTGATGCCCGAAGGGCTTTTAGAATACTTTCAGATTTTAGAAGTCGATCAGGTTGACAATCAGCTCCACATTTATCTAGACGAGCTTAATATTGCTCCAACGGGCTATGAGAACAGCAAGTTGGAGTCAAAGGGCTTTATGCCTTCCACAGAGATTTCAGACTTTCCCATTAGAGGTCAGAAAGTTACTCTACATATCCGCCGCCGCCGCTGGACAGTGTTAGATACGGGAGATATTATCACAAGAGATTGGAACCTGGTGCGTGAGGGTACTCGAATGACGACTGAATTCGGGCTTTTTTTAAAGAAGATATTTGGATAA
- the ispF gene encoding 2-C-methyl-D-erythritol 2,4-cyclodiphosphate synthase has translation MKIKVGFGFDVHQMKEGHPFIVGGVQLEHHAGAFGHSDADVLVHAICDAILGAANLEDIGYHFPNTDMRWKGISSLLLLKECMALIAAKGYTLGNIDAMLCLEAPKIKPYIPQMKVKLAEATGLDIDDISIKATTNETMGFIGRQEGVVAYAVCLIERT, from the coding sequence ATGAAAATTAAGGTAGGATTTGGATTTGATGTCCATCAGATGAAAGAAGGTCATCCATTTATTGTCGGTGGAGTGCAATTGGAGCATCATGCTGGAGCCTTTGGGCATTCTGATGCCGATGTGTTGGTCCATGCGATATGTGATGCCATTTTGGGCGCTGCCAATTTAGAAGATATTGGCTACCACTTTCCAAATACAGATATGCGCTGGAAAGGCATTAGCAGTTTATTGTTGTTAAAAGAATGTATGGCGCTGATTGCTGCAAAGGGATACACGCTTGGCAATATTGATGCGATGCTATGTCTGGAAGCTCCTAAGATCAAACCCTATATTCCACAAATGAAAGTTAAACTGGCTGAAGCAACGGGTTTGGATATCGACGACATCTCTATTAAAGCAACAACAAATGAAACGATGGGATTTATCGGTCGCCAGGAAGGGGTGGTTGCCTATGCGGTTTGTTTGATTGAACGCACGTAG
- a CDS encoding transposase, producing the protein MDNYPVSAQLVGLFFQVDGKQLQDQYKNHLSDFHDWSQKPHAERWTLFPGNISERLSIDETSFSNGELYTIVSSKSAKGGKGTILATIKGTKAEDIITVLELIPLRSRNKVKEVTMDMAPNMAKAIRRCFRNARRVVDRFHVQKLAYDAVQELRIKYRWEVLDAESKKIMESRKGGIPYEPELLPNGDTLKQLLARSRHLLFKHPSRWSENQKHRAELLFMRFPKLKLAYDLGIALGDIFNKCQDKKIAFTKLGLWHNQVENAGIASFESVARSIAAHHQYILHYFDNRSTNASAESFNAKLKAFRSVFRGVRDTTFFLYRVMKLYA; encoded by the coding sequence TTGGATAACTATCCTGTCAGTGCCCAATTGGTAGGGTTATTCTTCCAGGTGGACGGCAAGCAACTTCAGGATCAATACAAGAACCATCTCAGTGACTTCCATGACTGGAGCCAAAAGCCACATGCAGAGCGATGGACTCTTTTCCCCGGGAACATCTCTGAACGCTTGAGCATCGATGAGACCAGTTTTAGCAACGGTGAATTATATACCATTGTTAGCAGTAAATCGGCAAAAGGAGGTAAAGGGACGATCCTAGCGACTATCAAGGGCACCAAGGCCGAAGATATCATCACTGTTCTTGAGTTAATACCTTTACGGTCAAGGAATAAGGTAAAGGAGGTGACCATGGATATGGCGCCGAACATGGCCAAGGCAATCCGTAGATGTTTCAGGAATGCCAGGCGTGTGGTCGACCGGTTCCATGTCCAAAAGTTAGCTTACGATGCAGTGCAGGAACTTCGTATTAAGTATCGTTGGGAAGTATTGGATGCGGAAAGCAAGAAGATAATGGAATCGCGAAAGGGAGGAATCCCATATGAACCCGAGTTGTTGCCTAATGGAGACACGCTCAAACAGCTACTGGCTAGATCCAGACACCTCTTGTTCAAACACCCAAGCCGATGGTCCGAAAACCAGAAACACCGAGCTGAATTGTTGTTCATGCGGTTTCCCAAGCTAAAGCTCGCTTATGACCTTGGAATTGCCCTGGGTGACATATTCAATAAATGCCAGGACAAAAAGATAGCATTTACCAAACTGGGACTGTGGCATAATCAGGTTGAAAATGCGGGCATCGCTTCATTTGAGAGCGTAGCAAGATCCATTGCAGCGCATCATCAATACATTCTACACTACTTCGACAATAGAAGCACCAATGCTTCAGCAGAATCTTTCAATGCAAAGCTCAAAGCGTTCAGGAGTGTCTTTCGCGGTGTAAGGGACACCACATTCTTCCTATATAGAGTAATGAAATTGTATGCTTAA
- a CDS encoding transglycosylase domain-containing protein, with product MKRVSKKNQLTEADVKRYTFNFWKIIVGIVAIGFLFILSIRLGVFGKLPSFSDLENPKSNLASEVITEDHKVLGTYYVQNRSNVKYSELSPYLVKALVSTEDKRFYDHSGIDYSRTFTVIFHTLTGNKQGGSTITQQLALNLFSDGRQKNFLKRVIQKFQEWITAVRLERNYTKDEIITMYFNTVDFGAYNTYGIKSAARTYFNTTPDKLTADQAALLVGMLKGPGAYSPVRYPEKSRTRRNTVLNNMVAANFISAEEATKAKEKPLGLELKIANYGEGLAPYFRAVLKDEIKKEFAKLSITKPDGTPYDLDRDGLKIYTTINMSMQQYAEDSQKEWMKQLQSKFAAQWKNRDPFKGDKAKLLISGMKRSDRYRILKEEGLNEDEIKKAFNVKVPMNIFTWKGSVDTMMTPMDSIKYNKLMLRNAMMSMEPKTGHIKAWVGGIDFDHFKYDQVKMGTRQVGSTAKPFTYAVAIDNGYSPCYSIPNYQQTYNGWTPRGNAQGGNPITLAKALAYSQNYATAYLVHEVGAAEVAALTKRMGITSDVPNYPSISLGAYEASVFDMVGAYSAFVNQGTWIEPTAILRIEDKNGTPIYDKAPKVVKALNSESAYIIVDMLKKVVSQGTARRIQWMYKLTNPIGGKTGTTNDNSDAWFIGITPELVTGVWTGAEDRGISFDRMEYGQGAAAAMPVFAYYMQKVYKDSNLKYTKGDFEQPQGGLTRVIDCNQYWGGGGSDVEDGSTDSSGKDATKLKDDRLGF from the coding sequence ATGAAACGAGTATCAAAAAAAAATCAACTTACTGAGGCTGATGTCAAACGGTATACGTTCAATTTTTGGAAAATTATCGTCGGGATCGTCGCGATAGGTTTCCTCTTTATATTGAGTATACGTCTTGGCGTATTTGGAAAATTACCCTCCTTCAGTGATTTGGAAAACCCCAAAAGTAATTTAGCTTCCGAAGTTATCACGGAAGATCATAAGGTATTGGGAACCTATTATGTCCAAAACCGCTCCAATGTAAAGTATAGTGAATTGTCACCTTATTTGGTCAAAGCATTGGTTTCGACAGAGGATAAACGCTTTTATGATCACTCTGGGATCGACTACTCACGTACATTTACAGTGATCTTTCACACGCTGACCGGTAACAAACAGGGGGGAAGTACAATTACACAGCAGCTGGCACTTAATCTATTTTCGGATGGACGGCAAAAGAATTTTCTAAAGCGTGTCATCCAGAAATTTCAGGAATGGATTACAGCTGTTCGCTTGGAAAGAAATTATACCAAAGATGAGATTATTACCATGTATTTTAACACGGTAGACTTTGGTGCTTACAATACATACGGAATAAAATCCGCCGCGCGGACTTATTTCAATACGACTCCGGATAAACTGACAGCAGACCAAGCGGCCCTTTTGGTGGGGATGCTTAAAGGGCCGGGAGCCTATTCTCCGGTGCGGTATCCCGAAAAATCACGTACTCGCCGTAATACGGTGTTGAACAATATGGTTGCCGCAAATTTTATTTCGGCTGAGGAGGCTACAAAAGCGAAAGAAAAACCACTTGGTTTAGAACTTAAGATCGCAAATTACGGTGAGGGTTTGGCGCCATATTTTAGAGCGGTATTAAAGGATGAAATCAAAAAGGAATTTGCAAAATTGTCCATCACCAAACCAGATGGCACACCTTATGACCTCGATCGCGATGGATTGAAAATCTATACGACGATCAATATGTCTATGCAGCAATATGCCGAAGATTCGCAAAAAGAGTGGATGAAGCAACTGCAGTCTAAATTTGCTGCGCAATGGAAAAATAGGGATCCTTTTAAAGGGGATAAAGCCAAGCTGCTCATCAGTGGAATGAAGCGCTCAGACCGTTACCGTATTTTGAAAGAAGAGGGCTTGAATGAAGACGAGATCAAGAAGGCCTTCAATGTCAAGGTTCCGATGAATATATTTACATGGAAGGGAAGTGTTGATACGATGATGACGCCAATGGACTCCATTAAGTACAATAAACTCATGTTGCGCAATGCGATGATGTCTATGGAGCCGAAGACCGGACATATCAAAGCCTGGGTTGGAGGTATAGACTTTGATCACTTCAAATATGATCAGGTGAAAATGGGTACACGTCAAGTCGGATCAACGGCCAAACCATTTACGTACGCGGTGGCGATTGACAACGGTTATTCGCCATGTTACAGTATTCCCAATTACCAACAAACTTATAACGGATGGACACCAAGAGGAAATGCACAAGGTGGAAACCCGATTACCTTAGCGAAAGCATTGGCTTATTCGCAAAACTATGCGACGGCCTATCTGGTACACGAAGTTGGTGCTGCGGAAGTAGCTGCATTGACAAAACGGATGGGTATAACAAGTGATGTGCCTAATTATCCATCGATCTCATTAGGCGCTTATGAAGCGTCGGTCTTTGATATGGTGGGTGCCTATTCTGCATTTGTGAATCAAGGAACTTGGATTGAGCCAACAGCGATCTTACGTATTGAAGATAAAAATGGTACACCGATCTATGATAAAGCACCAAAGGTCGTAAAAGCCTTAAATAGTGAATCCGCTTATATTATTGTTGATATGCTGAAAAAGGTGGTATCCCAGGGTACGGCGAGACGTATTCAATGGATGTATAAGCTCACAAATCCAATTGGCGGTAAAACAGGTACAACCAACGACAACTCAGATGCCTGGTTTATTGGTATTACACCGGAACTGGTTACAGGTGTTTGGACTGGTGCAGAAGATCGAGGCATTAGTTTCGATAGGATGGAGTACGGACAAGGGGCCGCAGCAGCGATGCCAGTATTCGCCTACTACATGCAGAAAGTGTATAAAGATTCAAATTTGAAGTACACCAAGGGTGATTTTGAGCAACCCCAGGGTGGGCTTACCCGCGTCATTGACTGTAATCAGTATTGGGGCGGTGGTGGCTCTGATGTCGAAGATGGGTCTACGGATTCAAGCGGCAAAGATGCGACTAAACTAAAAGATGATCGCTTAGGTTTCTAA